Proteins encoded together in one Triticum dicoccoides isolate Atlit2015 ecotype Zavitan chromosome 7B, WEW_v2.0, whole genome shotgun sequence window:
- the LOC119337064 gene encoding kinesin-like protein KIN-14M isoform X2 — protein sequence MHTMRFPGRENGQVTQNSEAREDGKQMETTLQKVSKSPAMSEPSSVISRPDPSSTSRHAGRNFHEVFQLRQGGYSDLPSSKISDMMKSTSLDNAPTQSLLSVVNGILDEIIERKNGEIPYHLAFLLRKIVLEVERRISTQAEHIRNQNNLMKAREEKYKSRIRVLEALASGKIHVSSNATNGKAHVAAEPVHQMKMEKEKFEEKRQLLEEDLTKLTKDKESVTRLTKDKEDMARLLNDKEDIIRLMKEKEEMARLMKEKEDTVSLKKGKDGDRNQSADEHIAKPIMYKDELISLMKEKENYKITIMKLKLELEAMKSSCEKSHSLLETKSEDVLNLLKDKENSGNIISQLRQELAAARRSHETYIQDLKTTALQENRDFEQRIKEVELKLEDSTKRGRYLEELLESRIKTWERKEIMLNQFVGVQMQNIQDLRLSSVSIRHEIQNCQKRWSEELSGLGKSLKILANASEKYHATLEENRKLFNEVQELKGNIRVFCRIRPFLPNEDHKSSTTEITGDNGELILANPTKIGKEGNKLFKFNKVLGPTTSQDEVFKDIQPLVRSVLDGYNVCIFAYGQTGSGKTYTMTGPEDATEEELGVNFRALNDLFLISRNRGDTFNYEVSVQMIEIYNEQIHDLLGSNGSEKNLGILNSSRPNGLAVPDATLHPVNSTTDVIELMRTGLGNRSVGATALNERSSRSHSVVTVHVQGVDLKTGATLRGALHLVDLAGSERVDRSAVAGDRLKEAQHINKSLSALGDVIFSLSQKISHVPYRNSKLTQVLQSSLGGHAKTLMFVQINPDVSSYAESLSTLRFAERVSGVELGAAKANKEGKDIREFKEQLSLLKDKIAKKDEEINQLQTHSPRVKTGKRVDSLLKHSSSSPGISSLGSKIQHRRTASGGKAMGLISRAGSDADNFSEISDRHSETSSMQSVDDIQQQREITVLSKLPEDEVGSNSADPELASFGYADSEGRLSDISDSGISMGTETDGSISSMIDFALFPEQEKIASTWKEQENAPNTPKDRLPKVTTRVQKATTPKTAPSSSVWPKSRDSTPRSSASASTRRSTITQATSSPRTLNTPKRWN from the exons ATGCACACCATGAGATTTCCCGGGAGGGAGAATGGCCAGGTCACACAAAATTCTGAAGCAAGAGAAGATGGCAAACAAATGGAAACAACGCTACAAAAGGTCTCCAAAAGTCCAGCCATGTCAG AACCATCATCTGTTATATCACGGCCTGATCCATCTTCTACATCGCGGCATGCTGGACGCAATTTTCATGAAGTCTTCCAACTGAGGCAAGGAGGTTATTCTGATCTGCCTAGTTCTAAAATTTCAGATATGATGAAATCCACCAGCTTGGAT AATGCCCCTACTCAGTCACTTCTGAGTGTTGTGAATGGTATCCTCGATGAGATTATTGAGAGGAAGAATGGTGAAATTCCTTAT CATCTTGCTTTCTTGTTGAGAAAGATCGTATTGGAGGTTGAACGACGAATTTCTACGCAGGCAGAGCACATAAGAAAT CAAAATAACCTTATGAAAGCACGCGAAGAGAAATACAAATCAAGGATAAGAGTGTTAGAGGCACTAGCCAGTGGGAAAATACATGTAAGCTCAAATGCAACAAATGGAAAAGCACAT GTTGCTGCAGAGCCTGTGCACCagatgaag ATGGAGAAAGAAAAATTTGAAGAGAAAAGGCAATTACTTGAGGAAGATCTGACAAAGCTGACGAAGGACAAGGAAAGTGTAACTAGACTGACAAAGGATAAGGAAGATATGGCTAGATTGTTGAATGACAAGGAAGACATAATTAGATTGATGAAAGAGAAGGAAGAAATGGCTAGATTAATGAAAGAGAAGGAAGACACGGTTAGCTTGAAGAAAGGCAAGGATGGAGATAGAAATCAATCAGCAGATGAACATATAGCTAAGCCAATTATGTATAAAGATGAACTCATCAGTTTGATGAAGGAGAAAGAAAATTATAAAATTACAATTATGAAATTAAAGTTAGAATTAGAAGCTATGAAATCATCATGTGAAAAGAGCCACAGCCTGTTGGAAACTAAGAGCGAAGATGTACTTAATCTTCTAAAGGATAAAGAGAACAGCGGCAACATAATATCACAACTCAGGCAAGAGCTTGCCGCGGCAAGAAGATCACATGAGACATATATTCAAGATTTGAAGACTACGGCTTTGCAGGAAAATAGGGATTTTGAACAAAGGATAAAGGAAGTGGAGCTAAAGCTAGAAGATTCTACTAAGAGAGGAAGATATCTTGAAGAATTGTTGGAATCAAGAATCAAAACCTGGGAGCGAAAGGAAATCATGCTGAACCAATTTGTAGGTGTACAAATGCAGAATATTCAG GATTTGAGGTTGTCTTCTGTTTCCATTAGGCATGAAATCCAAAACTGCCAGAAGAGATGGTCTGAAGAACTTAGTGGCCTTG GGAAAAGCCTTAAAATATTAGCGAATGCTTCAGAGAAGTATCACGCTACTCTTGAAGAAAACAGAAAATTGTTCAACGAGGTTCAGGAGCTAAAAG GAAATATCAGAGTCTTTTGCCGGATAAGACCTTTTCTTCCTAACGAGGATCATAAGTCTAGTACAACTGAAATTACTGGTGATAACGGTGAACTCATTTTAGCAAACCCTACAAAAATTGGAAAAGAGGGGAATAAGTTGTTTAAATTTAACAAAGTTCTTGGCCCCACTACTTCTCAAG ATGAGGTATTCAAGGACATTCAACCACTAGTTAGATCAGTCCTTGATGGCTATAATGTTTGCATTTTTGCGTATGGACAAACTGGATCAGGAAAAACCTACACAATG ACTGGACCTGAAGATGCTACTGAGGAGGAATTGGGTGTCAATTTCAGAGCTCTGAACGACCTGTTCCTTATATCACGCAATCGAGGAGATACATTCAATTATGAAGTTAGTGTTCAAATGATTGAAATATACAACGAACAAATCCATGATCTCTTAGGAAGCAATGGTTCAGAGAAGAA TCTAGGGATTTTGAATTCCAGTCGTCCCAATGGGCTTGCTGTTCCTGATGCAACATTGCATCCTGTCAACTCAACGACCGATGTTATTGAGTTAATGAGAACAGGACTTGGGAACCGATCTGTGGGTGCAACAGCACTGAACGAGCGAAGCAGCAGATCTCACAG TGTTGTCACTGTACACGTTCAAGGTGTAGATTTGAAAACTGGAGCTACTTTGCGCGGGGCTCTccatcttgttgatcttgctgggaGTGAAAGGGTGGACCGTTCTGCTGTTGCAGGCGATAGACTCAAAGAAGCACAACACATCAATAAATCTCTGTCTGCTCTTGGAGATGTTATATTTTCTTTATCACAGAAGATTTCTCATGTGCCATATCGAAACAGCAAACTTACACAAGTCCTGCAGAGTTCTTTGG GTGGCCATGCAAAGACCCTCATGTTTGTGCAGATCAATCCAGATGTGTCATCTTATGCAGAGAGTTTAAGTACTTTGAGGTTTGCTGAAAGGGTTTCGGGAGTGGAACTAGGTGCTGCAAAGGCAAATAAAGAGGGCAAAGATATAAGAGAATTTAAGGAACAG CTCTCACTGCTCAAAGATAAAATTGCAAAGAAGGATGAAGAAATCAACCAGTTACAGACTCACAGTCCAAGGGTAAAGACAGGCAAACGTGTTGATTCCTTGCTGAAACATTCGTCCTCCTCCCCAGGCATATCATCCCTTGGAAGCAAAATACAACATCGAAGAACGGCATCTGGTGGAAAGGCAATGGGCCTTATCAGTAGGGCAGGCTCCGATGCTGATAACTTCTCTGAGATCAGTGACAGGCATTCCGAAACTAGCTCTATGCAGTCGGTTGATGATATCCAGCAGCAGAGGGAGATTACGGTACTTTCCAAGCTCCCTGAAGACGAGGTGGGTTCGAATTCAGCTGATCCTGAGCTTGCCAGCTTTGGTTATGCTGATTCGGAGGGGAGGTTAAGCGATATATCAGATAGTGGCATATCCATGGGTACAGAAACCGACGGCTCAATAAGTAGCATGATTGACTTTGCTCTCTTCCCGGAGCAGGAAAAAATAGCTAGCACATGGAAAGAACAAGAAAATGCGCCCAACACACCAAAAGATCGACT ACCTAAGGTGACCACTCGAGTACAAAAGGCAACAACACCAAAAACAGCCCCATCTTCTAGTGTGTGGCCCAAATCAAGAGATTCTACTCCTAGATCTTCAG CATCAGCAAGCACACGAAGAAGCACAATCACACAAGCAACATCCTCACCAAGAACCTTGAATACTCCAAAGCGATGGAATTAG
- the LOC119337064 gene encoding kinesin-like protein KIN-14M isoform X1: MGLPSFAPSDLQKGPMSAVVACLLALRDQFVSHAGEGWTCGLPQNGRMHTMRFPGRENGQVTQNSEAREDGKQMETTLQKVSKSPAMSEPSSVISRPDPSSTSRHAGRNFHEVFQLRQGGYSDLPSSKISDMMKSTSLDNAPTQSLLSVVNGILDEIIERKNGEIPYHLAFLLRKIVLEVERRISTQAEHIRNQNNLMKAREEKYKSRIRVLEALASGKIHVSSNATNGKAHVAAEPVHQMKMEKEKFEEKRQLLEEDLTKLTKDKESVTRLTKDKEDMARLLNDKEDIIRLMKEKEEMARLMKEKEDTVSLKKGKDGDRNQSADEHIAKPIMYKDELISLMKEKENYKITIMKLKLELEAMKSSCEKSHSLLETKSEDVLNLLKDKENSGNIISQLRQELAAARRSHETYIQDLKTTALQENRDFEQRIKEVELKLEDSTKRGRYLEELLESRIKTWERKEIMLNQFVGVQMQNIQDLRLSSVSIRHEIQNCQKRWSEELSGLGKSLKILANASEKYHATLEENRKLFNEVQELKGNIRVFCRIRPFLPNEDHKSSTTEITGDNGELILANPTKIGKEGNKLFKFNKVLGPTTSQDEVFKDIQPLVRSVLDGYNVCIFAYGQTGSGKTYTMTGPEDATEEELGVNFRALNDLFLISRNRGDTFNYEVSVQMIEIYNEQIHDLLGSNGSEKNLGILNSSRPNGLAVPDATLHPVNSTTDVIELMRTGLGNRSVGATALNERSSRSHSVVTVHVQGVDLKTGATLRGALHLVDLAGSERVDRSAVAGDRLKEAQHINKSLSALGDVIFSLSQKISHVPYRNSKLTQVLQSSLGGHAKTLMFVQINPDVSSYAESLSTLRFAERVSGVELGAAKANKEGKDIREFKEQLSLLKDKIAKKDEEINQLQTHSPRVKTGKRVDSLLKHSSSSPGISSLGSKIQHRRTASGGKAMGLISRAGSDADNFSEISDRHSETSSMQSVDDIQQQREITVLSKLPEDEVGSNSADPELASFGYADSEGRLSDISDSGISMGTETDGSISSMIDFALFPEQEKIASTWKEQENAPNTPKDRLPKVTTRVQKATTPKTAPSSSVWPKSRDSTPRSSASASTRRSTITQATSSPRTLNTPKRWN, encoded by the exons ATGGGCCTCCCCAGCTTCGCGCCCTCGGACCTCCAGAAG GGCCCGATGTCAGCTGTGGTTGCCTGTCTTCTTGCACTAAGGGACCAGTTTGTCTCACATGCTGGGGAAGGCTGGACCTGTGGCCTTCCACAAAATGGGAGGATGCACACCATGAGATTTCCCGGGAGGGAGAATGGCCAGGTCACACAAAATTCTGAAGCAAGAGAAGATGGCAAACAAATGGAAACAACGCTACAAAAGGTCTCCAAAAGTCCAGCCATGTCAG AACCATCATCTGTTATATCACGGCCTGATCCATCTTCTACATCGCGGCATGCTGGACGCAATTTTCATGAAGTCTTCCAACTGAGGCAAGGAGGTTATTCTGATCTGCCTAGTTCTAAAATTTCAGATATGATGAAATCCACCAGCTTGGAT AATGCCCCTACTCAGTCACTTCTGAGTGTTGTGAATGGTATCCTCGATGAGATTATTGAGAGGAAGAATGGTGAAATTCCTTAT CATCTTGCTTTCTTGTTGAGAAAGATCGTATTGGAGGTTGAACGACGAATTTCTACGCAGGCAGAGCACATAAGAAAT CAAAATAACCTTATGAAAGCACGCGAAGAGAAATACAAATCAAGGATAAGAGTGTTAGAGGCACTAGCCAGTGGGAAAATACATGTAAGCTCAAATGCAACAAATGGAAAAGCACAT GTTGCTGCAGAGCCTGTGCACCagatgaag ATGGAGAAAGAAAAATTTGAAGAGAAAAGGCAATTACTTGAGGAAGATCTGACAAAGCTGACGAAGGACAAGGAAAGTGTAACTAGACTGACAAAGGATAAGGAAGATATGGCTAGATTGTTGAATGACAAGGAAGACATAATTAGATTGATGAAAGAGAAGGAAGAAATGGCTAGATTAATGAAAGAGAAGGAAGACACGGTTAGCTTGAAGAAAGGCAAGGATGGAGATAGAAATCAATCAGCAGATGAACATATAGCTAAGCCAATTATGTATAAAGATGAACTCATCAGTTTGATGAAGGAGAAAGAAAATTATAAAATTACAATTATGAAATTAAAGTTAGAATTAGAAGCTATGAAATCATCATGTGAAAAGAGCCACAGCCTGTTGGAAACTAAGAGCGAAGATGTACTTAATCTTCTAAAGGATAAAGAGAACAGCGGCAACATAATATCACAACTCAGGCAAGAGCTTGCCGCGGCAAGAAGATCACATGAGACATATATTCAAGATTTGAAGACTACGGCTTTGCAGGAAAATAGGGATTTTGAACAAAGGATAAAGGAAGTGGAGCTAAAGCTAGAAGATTCTACTAAGAGAGGAAGATATCTTGAAGAATTGTTGGAATCAAGAATCAAAACCTGGGAGCGAAAGGAAATCATGCTGAACCAATTTGTAGGTGTACAAATGCAGAATATTCAG GATTTGAGGTTGTCTTCTGTTTCCATTAGGCATGAAATCCAAAACTGCCAGAAGAGATGGTCTGAAGAACTTAGTGGCCTTG GGAAAAGCCTTAAAATATTAGCGAATGCTTCAGAGAAGTATCACGCTACTCTTGAAGAAAACAGAAAATTGTTCAACGAGGTTCAGGAGCTAAAAG GAAATATCAGAGTCTTTTGCCGGATAAGACCTTTTCTTCCTAACGAGGATCATAAGTCTAGTACAACTGAAATTACTGGTGATAACGGTGAACTCATTTTAGCAAACCCTACAAAAATTGGAAAAGAGGGGAATAAGTTGTTTAAATTTAACAAAGTTCTTGGCCCCACTACTTCTCAAG ATGAGGTATTCAAGGACATTCAACCACTAGTTAGATCAGTCCTTGATGGCTATAATGTTTGCATTTTTGCGTATGGACAAACTGGATCAGGAAAAACCTACACAATG ACTGGACCTGAAGATGCTACTGAGGAGGAATTGGGTGTCAATTTCAGAGCTCTGAACGACCTGTTCCTTATATCACGCAATCGAGGAGATACATTCAATTATGAAGTTAGTGTTCAAATGATTGAAATATACAACGAACAAATCCATGATCTCTTAGGAAGCAATGGTTCAGAGAAGAA TCTAGGGATTTTGAATTCCAGTCGTCCCAATGGGCTTGCTGTTCCTGATGCAACATTGCATCCTGTCAACTCAACGACCGATGTTATTGAGTTAATGAGAACAGGACTTGGGAACCGATCTGTGGGTGCAACAGCACTGAACGAGCGAAGCAGCAGATCTCACAG TGTTGTCACTGTACACGTTCAAGGTGTAGATTTGAAAACTGGAGCTACTTTGCGCGGGGCTCTccatcttgttgatcttgctgggaGTGAAAGGGTGGACCGTTCTGCTGTTGCAGGCGATAGACTCAAAGAAGCACAACACATCAATAAATCTCTGTCTGCTCTTGGAGATGTTATATTTTCTTTATCACAGAAGATTTCTCATGTGCCATATCGAAACAGCAAACTTACACAAGTCCTGCAGAGTTCTTTGG GTGGCCATGCAAAGACCCTCATGTTTGTGCAGATCAATCCAGATGTGTCATCTTATGCAGAGAGTTTAAGTACTTTGAGGTTTGCTGAAAGGGTTTCGGGAGTGGAACTAGGTGCTGCAAAGGCAAATAAAGAGGGCAAAGATATAAGAGAATTTAAGGAACAG CTCTCACTGCTCAAAGATAAAATTGCAAAGAAGGATGAAGAAATCAACCAGTTACAGACTCACAGTCCAAGGGTAAAGACAGGCAAACGTGTTGATTCCTTGCTGAAACATTCGTCCTCCTCCCCAGGCATATCATCCCTTGGAAGCAAAATACAACATCGAAGAACGGCATCTGGTGGAAAGGCAATGGGCCTTATCAGTAGGGCAGGCTCCGATGCTGATAACTTCTCTGAGATCAGTGACAGGCATTCCGAAACTAGCTCTATGCAGTCGGTTGATGATATCCAGCAGCAGAGGGAGATTACGGTACTTTCCAAGCTCCCTGAAGACGAGGTGGGTTCGAATTCAGCTGATCCTGAGCTTGCCAGCTTTGGTTATGCTGATTCGGAGGGGAGGTTAAGCGATATATCAGATAGTGGCATATCCATGGGTACAGAAACCGACGGCTCAATAAGTAGCATGATTGACTTTGCTCTCTTCCCGGAGCAGGAAAAAATAGCTAGCACATGGAAAGAACAAGAAAATGCGCCCAACACACCAAAAGATCGACT ACCTAAGGTGACCACTCGAGTACAAAAGGCAACAACACCAAAAACAGCCCCATCTTCTAGTGTGTGGCCCAAATCAAGAGATTCTACTCCTAGATCTTCAG CATCAGCAAGCACACGAAGAAGCACAATCACACAAGCAACATCCTCACCAAGAACCTTGAATACTCCAAAGCGATGGAATTAG
- the LOC119337064 gene encoding kinesin-like protein KIN-14M isoform X4, whose protein sequence is MHLAFLLRKIVLEVERRISTQAEHIRNQNNLMKAREEKYKSRIRVLEALASGKIHVSSNATNGKAHVAAEPVHQMKMEKEKFEEKRQLLEEDLTKLTKDKESVTRLTKDKEDMARLLNDKEDIIRLMKEKEEMARLMKEKEDTVSLKKGKDGDRNQSADEHIAKPIMYKDELISLMKEKENYKITIMKLKLELEAMKSSCEKSHSLLETKSEDVLNLLKDKENSGNIISQLRQELAAARRSHETYIQDLKTTALQENRDFEQRIKEVELKLEDSTKRGRYLEELLESRIKTWERKEIMLNQFVGVQMQNIQDLRLSSVSIRHEIQNCQKRWSEELSGLGKSLKILANASEKYHATLEENRKLFNEVQELKGNIRVFCRIRPFLPNEDHKSSTTEITGDNGELILANPTKIGKEGNKLFKFNKVLGPTTSQDEVFKDIQPLVRSVLDGYNVCIFAYGQTGSGKTYTMTGPEDATEEELGVNFRALNDLFLISRNRGDTFNYEVSVQMIEIYNEQIHDLLGSNGSEKNLGILNSSRPNGLAVPDATLHPVNSTTDVIELMRTGLGNRSVGATALNERSSRSHSVVTVHVQGVDLKTGATLRGALHLVDLAGSERVDRSAVAGDRLKEAQHINKSLSALGDVIFSLSQKISHVPYRNSKLTQVLQSSLGGHAKTLMFVQINPDVSSYAESLSTLRFAERVSGVELGAAKANKEGKDIREFKEQLSLLKDKIAKKDEEINQLQTHSPRVKTGKRVDSLLKHSSSSPGISSLGSKIQHRRTASGGKAMGLISRAGSDADNFSEISDRHSETSSMQSVDDIQQQREITVLSKLPEDEVGSNSADPELASFGYADSEGRLSDISDSGISMGTETDGSISSMIDFALFPEQEKIASTWKEQENAPNTPKDRLPKVTTRVQKATTPKTAPSSSVWPKSRDSTPRSSASASTRRSTITQATSSPRTLNTPKRWN, encoded by the exons ATG CATCTTGCTTTCTTGTTGAGAAAGATCGTATTGGAGGTTGAACGACGAATTTCTACGCAGGCAGAGCACATAAGAAAT CAAAATAACCTTATGAAAGCACGCGAAGAGAAATACAAATCAAGGATAAGAGTGTTAGAGGCACTAGCCAGTGGGAAAATACATGTAAGCTCAAATGCAACAAATGGAAAAGCACAT GTTGCTGCAGAGCCTGTGCACCagatgaag ATGGAGAAAGAAAAATTTGAAGAGAAAAGGCAATTACTTGAGGAAGATCTGACAAAGCTGACGAAGGACAAGGAAAGTGTAACTAGACTGACAAAGGATAAGGAAGATATGGCTAGATTGTTGAATGACAAGGAAGACATAATTAGATTGATGAAAGAGAAGGAAGAAATGGCTAGATTAATGAAAGAGAAGGAAGACACGGTTAGCTTGAAGAAAGGCAAGGATGGAGATAGAAATCAATCAGCAGATGAACATATAGCTAAGCCAATTATGTATAAAGATGAACTCATCAGTTTGATGAAGGAGAAAGAAAATTATAAAATTACAATTATGAAATTAAAGTTAGAATTAGAAGCTATGAAATCATCATGTGAAAAGAGCCACAGCCTGTTGGAAACTAAGAGCGAAGATGTACTTAATCTTCTAAAGGATAAAGAGAACAGCGGCAACATAATATCACAACTCAGGCAAGAGCTTGCCGCGGCAAGAAGATCACATGAGACATATATTCAAGATTTGAAGACTACGGCTTTGCAGGAAAATAGGGATTTTGAACAAAGGATAAAGGAAGTGGAGCTAAAGCTAGAAGATTCTACTAAGAGAGGAAGATATCTTGAAGAATTGTTGGAATCAAGAATCAAAACCTGGGAGCGAAAGGAAATCATGCTGAACCAATTTGTAGGTGTACAAATGCAGAATATTCAG GATTTGAGGTTGTCTTCTGTTTCCATTAGGCATGAAATCCAAAACTGCCAGAAGAGATGGTCTGAAGAACTTAGTGGCCTTG GGAAAAGCCTTAAAATATTAGCGAATGCTTCAGAGAAGTATCACGCTACTCTTGAAGAAAACAGAAAATTGTTCAACGAGGTTCAGGAGCTAAAAG GAAATATCAGAGTCTTTTGCCGGATAAGACCTTTTCTTCCTAACGAGGATCATAAGTCTAGTACAACTGAAATTACTGGTGATAACGGTGAACTCATTTTAGCAAACCCTACAAAAATTGGAAAAGAGGGGAATAAGTTGTTTAAATTTAACAAAGTTCTTGGCCCCACTACTTCTCAAG ATGAGGTATTCAAGGACATTCAACCACTAGTTAGATCAGTCCTTGATGGCTATAATGTTTGCATTTTTGCGTATGGACAAACTGGATCAGGAAAAACCTACACAATG ACTGGACCTGAAGATGCTACTGAGGAGGAATTGGGTGTCAATTTCAGAGCTCTGAACGACCTGTTCCTTATATCACGCAATCGAGGAGATACATTCAATTATGAAGTTAGTGTTCAAATGATTGAAATATACAACGAACAAATCCATGATCTCTTAGGAAGCAATGGTTCAGAGAAGAA TCTAGGGATTTTGAATTCCAGTCGTCCCAATGGGCTTGCTGTTCCTGATGCAACATTGCATCCTGTCAACTCAACGACCGATGTTATTGAGTTAATGAGAACAGGACTTGGGAACCGATCTGTGGGTGCAACAGCACTGAACGAGCGAAGCAGCAGATCTCACAG TGTTGTCACTGTACACGTTCAAGGTGTAGATTTGAAAACTGGAGCTACTTTGCGCGGGGCTCTccatcttgttgatcttgctgggaGTGAAAGGGTGGACCGTTCTGCTGTTGCAGGCGATAGACTCAAAGAAGCACAACACATCAATAAATCTCTGTCTGCTCTTGGAGATGTTATATTTTCTTTATCACAGAAGATTTCTCATGTGCCATATCGAAACAGCAAACTTACACAAGTCCTGCAGAGTTCTTTGG GTGGCCATGCAAAGACCCTCATGTTTGTGCAGATCAATCCAGATGTGTCATCTTATGCAGAGAGTTTAAGTACTTTGAGGTTTGCTGAAAGGGTTTCGGGAGTGGAACTAGGTGCTGCAAAGGCAAATAAAGAGGGCAAAGATATAAGAGAATTTAAGGAACAG CTCTCACTGCTCAAAGATAAAATTGCAAAGAAGGATGAAGAAATCAACCAGTTACAGACTCACAGTCCAAGGGTAAAGACAGGCAAACGTGTTGATTCCTTGCTGAAACATTCGTCCTCCTCCCCAGGCATATCATCCCTTGGAAGCAAAATACAACATCGAAGAACGGCATCTGGTGGAAAGGCAATGGGCCTTATCAGTAGGGCAGGCTCCGATGCTGATAACTTCTCTGAGATCAGTGACAGGCATTCCGAAACTAGCTCTATGCAGTCGGTTGATGATATCCAGCAGCAGAGGGAGATTACGGTACTTTCCAAGCTCCCTGAAGACGAGGTGGGTTCGAATTCAGCTGATCCTGAGCTTGCCAGCTTTGGTTATGCTGATTCGGAGGGGAGGTTAAGCGATATATCAGATAGTGGCATATCCATGGGTACAGAAACCGACGGCTCAATAAGTAGCATGATTGACTTTGCTCTCTTCCCGGAGCAGGAAAAAATAGCTAGCACATGGAAAGAACAAGAAAATGCGCCCAACACACCAAAAGATCGACT ACCTAAGGTGACCACTCGAGTACAAAAGGCAACAACACCAAAAACAGCCCCATCTTCTAGTGTGTGGCCCAAATCAAGAGATTCTACTCCTAGATCTTCAG CATCAGCAAGCACACGAAGAAGCACAATCACACAAGCAACATCCTCACCAAGAACCTTGAATACTCCAAAGCGATGGAATTAG